One genomic region from Chrysemys picta bellii isolate R12L10 chromosome 16, ASM1138683v2, whole genome shotgun sequence encodes:
- the TMEM218 gene encoding transmembrane protein 218 isoform X1: protein MLSLFSRMAGTVLGVGPGVFIIALLCVLMLLLCMLLSRTSGFARFSVIMVFFSAVIVILVLLLFPRASEFPAPAAEMKIVDTFFIGRYVLVSLLSVTFLGSLFLVLVHHILEPVYAKPL, encoded by the exons ATGCTTTCTCTCTTCTCCAGAATGGCTGGCactgtgcttggggtggggccaggagtaTTTATCATAGCGCTGCTCTGTGTCTTGATGttgctgctctgcatgctgttATCCAGGACTTCCGGTTTCGCAAG ATTCTCTGTTATTATGGTTTTCTTCTCTGCTGTGATCGTTATACTGGTTCTGTTACTTTTCCCTCGTGCCAGTGAGTTCCCAGCACCAGCTGCAGAAATGAAG ATCGTGGACACCTTCTTTATTGGCCGCTACGTCCTGGTCTCCCTTCTCAGTGTGACGTTTCTAGGAAGCCTGTTCCTGGTTCTGGTTCACCATATCTTGGAGCCAGTGTATGCTAAACCGCTCTGA
- the TMEM218 gene encoding transmembrane protein 218 isoform X2, giving the protein MAGTVLGVGPGVFIIALLCVLMLLLCMLLSRTSGFARFSVIMVFFSAVIVILVLLLFPRASEFPAPAAEMKIVDTFFIGRYVLVSLLSVTFLGSLFLVLVHHILEPVYAKPL; this is encoded by the exons ATGGCTGGCactgtgcttggggtggggccaggagtaTTTATCATAGCGCTGCTCTGTGTCTTGATGttgctgctctgcatgctgttATCCAGGACTTCCGGTTTCGCAAG ATTCTCTGTTATTATGGTTTTCTTCTCTGCTGTGATCGTTATACTGGTTCTGTTACTTTTCCCTCGTGCCAGTGAGTTCCCAGCACCAGCTGCAGAAATGAAG ATCGTGGACACCTTCTTTATTGGCCGCTACGTCCTGGTCTCCCTTCTCAGTGTGACGTTTCTAGGAAGCCTGTTCCTGGTTCTGGTTCACCATATCTTGGAGCCAGTGTATGCTAAACCGCTCTGA